From one Pieris brassicae chromosome 5, ilPieBrab1.1, whole genome shotgun sequence genomic stretch:
- the LOC123709443 gene encoding epimerase family protein SDR39U1 isoform X2 produces the protein MPSTNSITWTDVETSLPEQTNAVVNLAGQQTMDFTRSWTPGFKQNVKNSRVFTTRALATAINKSYDKPKVYVVVTGVGAYEPSENKKYDEFSPTTGNDFFSKLLVEWEEAAKVDPPVRLVIIRSGVVLGRDGGMIKNMILPFFFGLGGPLGSGKQYLPWIHIEDLSRLITFAIENENVKGILNGVAPHVVTNGEFTKAFARALSRPAFFPVPEFLLNFLLHEERAMLMTKGQHVTPKRVLEYGFQYKYDNIEAACKECAHLFPKK, from the exons ATGCCAAGCACAAATTCAATAACATGGACAGATGTTGAAACTAGTTTACCTGAACAAACAAATGCAGTTGTTAATCTTGCTGGACAACAAACAATGGATTTTACTAGGAGCTGGACGCCAGG CTTTAAACAAAATGTGAAAAATTCAAGAGTCTTTACCACAAGGGCTTTAGCCACAGCTATCAATAAAAGTTATGATAAGCCTAAAGTATATGTCGTTGTCACCGGGGTAGGTGCTTATGAGCCTTCAGAGAATAAAAAGTATGATGAATTCAGCCCTACAACAGGCAATGATTTCTTTTCTAAACTGTTAGTGGAATGGGAAGAAGCTGCTAAAGTTGACCCACCAGTCAGACtt GTTATAATCAGGTCAGGGGTTGTCCTCGGACGAGACGGTggaatgataaaaaatatgatccTACCATTTTTCTTTGGTCTTGGTGGTCCACTCGGTTCAGGAAAACAATATCTACCCTGGATACATATCGAAGACTTGAGTCGGCTCATAACATTTGCtatagaaaatgaaaatgtcAAGGGAATATTAAATGGAGTAGCGCCACATGTGGTGACAAATGGAGAATTTACGAAG GCATTTGCGAGAGCGTTATCGAGGCCAGCATTTTTTCCGGTTCCGGAATTTTTACtgaattttcttttacatGAAGAAAGGGCAATGTTGATGACAAAAGGCCAACATGTTACACCGAAAAGAGTTTTAGAATATGGTTTCCAATACAAATACGATAATATTGAGGCGGCTTGCAAGGAGTGCGCACATCTGTTTCCGAAGAAATAG
- the LOC123709443 gene encoding epimerase family protein SDR39U1 isoform X1, with protein MASKKVLIGGGTGFIGKHLGQVLTNKKYPIVNVSRMPSTNSITWTDVETSLPEQTNAVVNLAGQQTMDFTRSWTPGFKQNVKNSRVFTTRALATAINKSYDKPKVYVVVTGVGAYEPSENKKYDEFSPTTGNDFFSKLLVEWEEAAKVDPPVRLVIIRSGVVLGRDGGMIKNMILPFFFGLGGPLGSGKQYLPWIHIEDLSRLITFAIENENVKGILNGVAPHVVTNGEFTKAFARALSRPAFFPVPEFLLNFLLHEERAMLMTKGQHVTPKRVLEYGFQYKYDNIEAACKECAHLFPKK; from the exons atggcatcaaaaaaagttttaatcg GAGGCGGTACTGGATTTATTGGAAAGCACTTGGGACAAGTAttgacaaacaaaaaatatcccATTGTAAATGTATCACGAATGCCAAGCACAAATTCAATAACATGGACAGATGTTGAAACTAGTTTACCTGAACAAACAAATGCAGTTGTTAATCTTGCTGGACAACAAACAATGGATTTTACTAGGAGCTGGACGCCAGG CTTTAAACAAAATGTGAAAAATTCAAGAGTCTTTACCACAAGGGCTTTAGCCACAGCTATCAATAAAAGTTATGATAAGCCTAAAGTATATGTCGTTGTCACCGGGGTAGGTGCTTATGAGCCTTCAGAGAATAAAAAGTATGATGAATTCAGCCCTACAACAGGCAATGATTTCTTTTCTAAACTGTTAGTGGAATGGGAAGAAGCTGCTAAAGTTGACCCACCAGTCAGACtt GTTATAATCAGGTCAGGGGTTGTCCTCGGACGAGACGGTggaatgataaaaaatatgatccTACCATTTTTCTTTGGTCTTGGTGGTCCACTCGGTTCAGGAAAACAATATCTACCCTGGATACATATCGAAGACTTGAGTCGGCTCATAACATTTGCtatagaaaatgaaaatgtcAAGGGAATATTAAATGGAGTAGCGCCACATGTGGTGACAAATGGAGAATTTACGAAG GCATTTGCGAGAGCGTTATCGAGGCCAGCATTTTTTCCGGTTCCGGAATTTTTACtgaattttcttttacatGAAGAAAGGGCAATGTTGATGACAAAAGGCCAACATGTTACACCGAAAAGAGTTTTAGAATATGGTTTCCAATACAAATACGATAATATTGAGGCGGCTTGCAAGGAGTGCGCACATCTGTTTCCGAAGAAATAG
- the LOC123709707 gene encoding tRNA-splicing endonuclease subunit Sen34, with protein sequence MIPLYVTNGSAYVWNSEDWYTLRVKYRICGALIGSLPSFPRQNDFQGLPMSLMTEEATLLVNEGICELISITDLNMKPSGDLKQQIDDCENRIILEQTDALKKRKIQQLSQKIDIIVAGKKQKLLSKGISDVDLDKNILLQEEINKIPNIAPGHLLVHLPTQHHLKCNEKKILSTDVLDPSLRTEEGKIKYAVFNDLWKKGYYLTSGSKFGSDFLVYQGDPVKFHATYMVKCTSVATKFRPANLVAFGRLSVAVNKLAILAYFNNTGAIEYQTLQWHDSVVR encoded by the exons atgattccTCTTTATGTTACCAATGGTTCTGCATATGTTTGGAATTCAGAAG ATTGGTACACATTACGTGTAAAATATCGAATTTGTGGTGCTTTGATTGGTTCTCTTCCATCGTTTCCTAGACAAAATGACTTTCAAG GGCTACCCATGTCTCTTATGACAGAAGAGGCAACACTATTAGTCAATGAAGGCATATGTGAATTGATTAGTATTACAGACTTAAATATGAAGCCATCTGGTGATTTGAAGCAGCAAATTGATGACTGTGAAAACAG AATAATACTTGAACAAACagatgctttaaaaaaaaggaaaattcaGCAGTTATCACAAAAAATTGATATCATTGTAGCtggtaaaaaacaaaaattattgtcTAAAGGAATCTCAG ATGTTGATCtagataaaaacattttattacaagaagaaattaataaaattcctaATATTGCACCAGGGCACTTACTTGTACATTTACCAACTCAGcatcatttaaaatgtaatg AGAAAAAAATTTTATCTACCGATGTCTTGGATCCTAGCCTCAGAACTGAagaaggaaaaataaaatatgcagtGTTTAATGACTTATGGAAAAAAGGATATTACTTAACAAGTGGATCAAAATTTGGATCAGATTTTTTGGTTTATCAAG gtgATCCAGTTAAATTCCATGCAACATACATGGTGAAATGTACCAGTGTTGCAACAAAATTTCGTCCGGCTAATTTAGTAGCATTTGGTAGATTGTCTGTTGCTGTAAATAAACTGGCAATCTTAgcctattttaataatactggTGCAATAGAATATCAAACACTACAATGGCATGACAGTGTagtaagataa
- the LOC123710412 gene encoding programmed cell death protein 5: protein MNDPELQRIRQQRMAELQAQHGGGDPNQAKAQQERQKAMEDARHTILSQALSQDARTRLNIIKHSKPEKAAMVENMICRMAQMGQLNTKISEQELIQLLESVNQQMPKSTSTVKFDRRRAALDSDDDDL, encoded by the exons ATGAATGATCCTGAGTTGCAAAGAATTCGGCAGCAGCGAATGGCTGAGCTGCAAGCTCAACATGGG GGTGGAGATCCTAATCAAGCAAAGGCTCAGCAAGAAAGACAGAAGGCAATGGAAGATGCTAGACACACAATACTGTCACAAGCCCTTAGCCAAGATGCTAGAACCAgat taaatataataaaacatagtaaACCAGAAAAAGCAGCTATGGTGGAAAATATGATCTGTAGAATGGCTCAGATGGGCCAACTGAATACTAAAATATCTGAGCAGGAACTCATTCAATTGCTTGAGTCTGTTAACCAGCAGATGCCCAAGTCTACAAGTACTGTAAAGTTTGACAGAAGAAGAGCGGCTCTTGATTCAGATGATGATGATTTGTAG
- the LOC123710375 gene encoding lipase 3-like: MLRSLVVLVCVVSALAGQSPNAAFVEELVELYNDGRFSDNLQEDASLDVPELVRKYGYPLEEHTVETSDGYILTMHRIPHGREASNDTGQKPVVFMMHGLLSSSADYVLMGPGSGLGYILADEGYDVWMGNARGNYYSRKHLKLRPDALLNTDFWNFSWDEIGNIDVAAMIDHALETTGRSRLHYIGFSQGTTTFFVLASLKPEYNDKIISMHALAPVAFMANNRNLLLNALAPFARSLSRLANLIGIGEFMPNRLIYTWAGQALCKDEALFQPICSSILFLIAGWNEKQHNATMLPVIFGHTPAGASVRQFAHYGQGISGNKFRRFDHGMAKNLRMYGRISAPDYDLRKITTPVFLHYSTNDPLAHVNDVDKLWSELKNPVGKFKVQENTFSHLDFMYGIDARALVYNRVISFLRVMDSLEV; encoded by the exons ATGTTGCGTAGTCTTGTGGTGTTAGTATGTGTAGTATCAGCTTTAGCAGGCCAATCTCCTAATGCTGCGTTTGTCGAAGAACTAGTAGAGTTGTATAATGACGGACGATTTTCGGACAATCTACAAGAAGATGCTTCATTGGACGTG CCAGAACTTGTGCGAAAATACGGATATCCGTTGGAGGAGCACACTGTGGAAACATCTGATGGCTACATTTTAACCATGCATCGTATTCCACACGGGCGGGAAGCTAGCAATGATACAGGACAAAAACCAGTTGTCTTCATGATGCATGGCCTCCTTAGTTCCTCTGCTGATTATGTCTTGATGGGTCCTGGATCTGGTTTAG ggTACATTTTAGCAGATGAAGGCTATGATGTGTGGATGGGTAACGCTCGTGGCAACTACTATTCtcgtaaacatttaaaattacgtCCTGATGCGTTATTAAACACAGATTTCTGGAACTTCTCATGGGATGAAATAGGGAATATAGACGTAGCAGCTATGATAGATCATGCCTTGGAGACCACTGGGAGATCTCGTTTGCATTACATTGGATTTTCTCAAGGCACCACTACTTTCTTTGTGTTGGCATCCCTAAAGCCTGAGTACAATGATAAGATTATATCCATGCATGCTTTAGCGCCTGTGGCTTTCATGGCCAATAACAGGAATCTTCTGTTAAACGCTTTGGCACCGTTTGCTAGGAGTTTATCG AGATTAGCAAATCTAATTGGAATTGGTGAGTTTATGCCAAACAGACTTATCTATACATGGGCTGGACAAGCATTGTGCAAAGATGAAGCTCTATTCCAACCGATTTGTAGCAGCATTCTATTCTTGATCGCAGGCTGGAATGAGAAACAACACAATGCG ACAATGTTACCTGTTATCTTCGGTCACACTCCAGCCGGGGCGTCGGTAAGGCAATTCGCCCACTACGGACAGGGTATATCTGGCAACAAATTTCGTCGTTTCGACCACGGTATGGCAAAAAATTTGCGCATGTATGGCAGAATCAGCGCCCCAGATTACGATTTGAGAAAAATAACAACACCTGTATTTTTACACTACTCTACTAATGATCCCTTGGCCCACGTAAATGATGTAGACAAATTATGGTCAGAATTGAAAAACCCAGTTGGAAAATTCAAGGTTCAAGAAAACACATTCAGCCATTTGGATTTCATGTACGGAATCGATGCAAGGGCCTTGGTTTATAATAGAGTTATCAGTTTCCTACGAGTTATGGATTCTTTGGAagtctaa
- the LOC123709949 gene encoding lipase 3-like, translated as MLRLLLFVGFFLLTSAGRSPHADYVTRLNQESAFGPKLSDNLLLDAILDVPDMIRRYNYPMEEHFVITPDGYILGVQRIPHGRDRNNIPGDRPAVFVMHGLLSSSADYLISGPGDALAYILAEEGYDVWLGNARGNYYSRKHLTLKPDGKDTLSFWDFSWDEIGNIDLPTMIDYVLAQTGKSALHYIGMSQGTTSFFVMGSLRPDYNKKIISMHALAPVAYLGHTKHNLLRVIAPYSANFAALARLIGLGEFLPNRAIWTWVGQNICKDKAPLQVVCKNIFFFIGGHNEDQFNATLLPIKFGHFPAGASVRQLSHYGQSISTSMFRRYDYGWAQNLLRYGTPEPPHYNLSNIDCPVHLHYSESDPLADVIDVNKLFNELGGTPIRIRVPDKKFSHIDFVWGIDAKALVYDNVIEIMKNFDKTEKKTKDFR; from the exons AtgttaagattattattatttgttggtttttttttattgacaagTGCTGGAAGATCACCTCATGCTGACTACGTGACTCGTCTAAACCAGGAAAGCGCTTTTGGACCAAAACTTTCGGACAATCTCCTTTTGGATGCCATCCTAGATGTA CCTGATATGATCAGAAGATACAACTATCCGATGGAGGaacattttgtaattactCCTGATGGATATATTCTGGGCGTGCAGCGGATTCCCCACGGTCGAGACAGAAACAATATCCCTGGAGATAGGCCAGCTGTCTTTGTTATGCATGGTCTTTTGAGTTCCTCAGCCGATTACCTAATCTCAGGCCCTGGAGATGCTTTAG cttaCATTCTGGCGGAGGAAGGATATGATGTGTGGCTTGGCAATGCACGTGGAAATTATTATTCGAGGAAGCATTTAACACTTAAGCCCGATGGGAAagacactttatcattttgggACTTTTCTTGGGATGAAATTGGAAACATTGATTTACCTACGATGATAGACTATGTTCTCGCTCAGACTGGTAAATCGGCGTTGCATTACATTGGCATGTCTCAGGGAACTACGTCATTCTTTGTTATGGGTTCCTTGCGGCCGGATTATAACAAAAAGATAATCTCCATGCACGCTTTGGCACCTGTAGCGTATTTGGGACATACTAAGCACAATCTATTAAGGGTTATAGCGCCTTATTCAGCAAATTTTGcg GCTTTAGCGCGTTTGATTGGTCTCGGAGAATTTTTACCAAATAGAGCTATATGGACATGGGTTGGTCAGAATATATGCAAAGACAAAGCACCATTACAAGTAGTctgcaaaaatattttctttttcatagGAGGTCATAATGAAGATCAATTCAATGCT ACTTTATTACCAATTAAATTCGGTCACTTCCCTGCCGGTGCCTCAGTCCGCCAGTTAAGCCACTATGGGCAGAGTATATCAACTTCTATGTTCCGACGATATGACTATGGTTGGGCTCAAAATCTATTAAGATATGGAACACCTGAACCTCCCCACtacaatttatcaaatatagaCTGTCCTGTACACCTTCACTATTCCGAAAGTGATCCATTAGCTGATGTAATTGACgtcaataaattgtttaacgaATTGGGTGGTACTCCAATTAGGATACGTGTTCCTGACAAAAAATTCAGTCATATTGACTTCGTATGGGGAATTGATGCAAAAGCCTTAGTCTATGATAACGTGATAGAAATCATGAAAAACTTTGATAAAaccgaaaaaaaaacaaaagactttagataa